A stretch of the uncultured Trichococcus sp. genome encodes the following:
- a CDS encoding helix-turn-helix domain-containing protein, producing the protein MSKIISYLDNQSDIRLLTDANIAQDDLRTTDLLFLLKGTAELKIDEKCYMMKADDIVVVNKYESYNLDCDEGSLVFYFSISDFLLSQALSVESVSFNCNSIENFSKNYDLIRKIIIEIIDLLLFENDKTNFLQLSKVYHLLNELSSLFLEQQSNVIEQDERIKQITRTIKERYYENITLSEMAGLVHMDTAYFSRFFKKTLGVNFKDYLSKIRMKHAIHDLMESDKAITRIAIDNGFFSVNGFNKKFKELYQQTPSDYRKQHTVEKQQPVIKSEAELKASFSDYKDTKDSDDIVKKSCLQLELGRQEAVPIRETWSEILNIGEAELVLNSNIRQHLSILQQNIRFRYGRIWAVFTEKLLGESLHEYEIMDEILDSMLELGLLPWLSINKIADAFKESEYPAEVWQEAIRSFCLHILNRYGRQKVANWKFEIVATAQENPDSIAKYCIFYQTTYKICKEMIPELPIGGATFIMTNSLELEKLLNDELADCTFDFYSFALFPYSNRLVREKRNFQRITDPDFLRNQVKSLKELELTKPLYISEWSNTVSRSNLLNDSLYKGAFVIKSVIDIFDQVDGMGYWLGTDLAQKSPKLAGLLTGGNGLLNKNSLFKPAMNALKFFEQLRGLKLVYKDEQHLICSADGDEFFVLGHQYTHPNSLYFLKDEAHLQLTELDHFFEENAYEEELVLSNIPNGKYELRVFSCLKDHGDLFGQWAKFKFTRDLRSSDLSYLDAKNTHLQTLEEVQVTQRRLVIKKRLTTNEFYEINIKRKQ; encoded by the coding sequence ATGAGTAAAATTATTAGTTATTTAGATAATCAGAGTGATATTCGGCTGTTAACGGATGCGAATATAGCACAGGATGATCTACGAACCACCGATTTATTGTTCTTATTAAAAGGAACCGCTGAGCTGAAGATAGATGAAAAATGTTATATGATGAAAGCTGATGATATAGTCGTGGTTAATAAATATGAGAGCTATAACTTGGATTGTGACGAGGGGAGTTTGGTTTTTTATTTTTCGATTTCAGACTTCTTATTATCGCAAGCGCTCTCCGTTGAGTCTGTAAGTTTTAACTGTAATTCGATTGAAAATTTCAGTAAGAATTACGATTTGATCCGGAAAATAATAATTGAGATCATTGATTTGTTGCTGTTTGAGAACGATAAGACAAATTTCCTGCAGTTAAGTAAAGTGTATCATTTATTGAATGAATTGAGCAGCTTGTTCCTTGAGCAACAATCGAACGTAATCGAACAAGATGAACGGATTAAACAAATAACAAGAACAATCAAAGAGCGGTATTATGAAAACATAACTTTGTCCGAAATGGCAGGACTTGTTCATATGGATACTGCTTACTTTTCCAGATTCTTCAAAAAAACATTGGGAGTCAACTTTAAGGATTATCTTAGTAAAATTCGGATGAAGCATGCGATTCATGATTTGATGGAATCTGATAAAGCGATCACGCGCATTGCGATAGATAATGGCTTTTTTAGTGTGAATGGCTTCAATAAAAAATTTAAAGAACTTTACCAGCAAACGCCGTCGGATTATCGGAAGCAGCATACAGTTGAAAAACAACAGCCTGTGATAAAATCTGAAGCTGAGTTGAAGGCATCCTTCAGTGACTACAAAGACACGAAAGACAGTGATGATATAGTGAAAAAATCCTGCCTTCAATTAGAACTGGGGCGCCAAGAGGCTGTCCCAATCAGAGAGACTTGGTCCGAAATTCTGAATATTGGAGAAGCGGAGCTTGTTTTGAACAGCAATATCAGGCAACATCTGTCCATTCTCCAGCAAAATATCAGATTCAGATATGGAAGGATTTGGGCTGTTTTTACCGAAAAGCTTTTAGGCGAATCACTTCATGAATACGAAATAATGGATGAAATTCTGGATTCCATGCTGGAGTTGGGATTGCTGCCTTGGTTAAGCATCAATAAGATAGCGGATGCGTTTAAAGAGAGCGAATACCCTGCTGAAGTTTGGCAGGAAGCGATCCGCAGCTTTTGTCTGCATATTTTGAACCGCTACGGGCGGCAAAAGGTTGCGAACTGGAAATTTGAAATTGTTGCAACTGCTCAGGAAAATCCCGATTCGATTGCTAAATATTGCATCTTTTATCAAACAACATATAAAATTTGCAAAGAAATGATTCCGGAGCTGCCTATTGGCGGGGCTACGTTCATCATGACGAATAGCCTCGAGTTGGAGAAGTTATTAAATGATGAACTGGCGGATTGCACCTTCGACTTTTATTCGTTTGCGCTCTTTCCTTACTCCAATCGCTTGGTGCGGGAAAAACGCAATTTCCAGCGTATCACCGACCCCGATTTCTTACGGAATCAAGTTAAATCACTAAAAGAACTAGAGTTGACAAAGCCGCTATACATTTCGGAATGGAGCAACACTGTTTCCCGCAGTAACTTACTGAATGATAGTTTGTACAAAGGGGCGTTTGTCATCAAGAGTGTGATCGATATTTTTGATCAAGTCGACGGTATGGGCTACTGGCTGGGAACGGATCTTGCGCAGAAAAGTCCTAAGCTCGCGGGCTTATTGACCGGAGGAAATGGGTTGCTGAATAAAAATAGCCTATTCAAGCCTGCCATGAATGCACTGAAATTCTTTGAACAATTACGAGGCCTTAAGCTCGTATACAAAGACGAACAGCATTTGATCTGCAGTGCTGATGGGGATGAATTTTTTGTATTGGGGCACCAATACACCCATCCCAATAGCCTGTATTTTCTGAAGGATGAGGCGCATCTGCAGTTGACTGAACTGGATCACTTTTTTGAAGAGAACGCGTACGAAGAAGAATTGGTGCTCTCAAATATTCCGAATGGAAAGTATGAATTAAGAGTCTTTTCTTGCTTGAAGGACCACGGCGATCTGTTTGGACAATGGGCTAAATTCAAGTTTACGAGAGATCTTCGCTCGTCAGACTTGAGTTACCTGGATGCCAAGAACACTCATTTGCAGACTTTGGAGGAAGTTCAAGTGACGCAACGGCGTTTAGTCATTAAAAAAAGATTGACGACCAATGAATTTTACGAAATTAATATCAAAAGAAAACAATAA
- a CDS encoding glutamate-5-semialdehyde dehydrogenase, translating to MNSLLQEMGIAAKAAANSLRKASTKQKNEGLLAMEAALYTHQDAILAANAKDIAAAEANGLPTPMIERLTLNPQRIKGMADSFKEIAQLADPVGYFEEMTKSADGLMIGKQRVPLGVIGIIYESRPNVTADASALCFKSGNAVILRGGKEALESNKAIMTALQAGLVNAGFAKDTLQLIPDPSRELASEFMKLNDYLDCLIPRGGAGLIQNVLKNATVPVIETGVGNCHLYIDKAAELEMATRILVNAKCSRPSVCNAIETLVVHEAVADAFLPVFAEALAPYKVELRGDAKTCSILPEAVPATEEDFATEFLDFILAVKVVSSYDEAIAHIQKYSTGHSEVIVTDHYQTAQNFLNDIDAAAVYINASSRFTDGGCFGFGGEIGISTQKLHARGPMGLKELTSYKYIIYGEGQIRS from the coding sequence ATGAACAGTTTATTGCAAGAAATGGGCATTGCCGCGAAAGCCGCAGCCAACAGCCTGAGGAAAGCATCAACCAAACAAAAGAATGAGGGGCTCTTGGCCATGGAAGCCGCCCTTTACACGCATCAAGATGCCATCCTGGCCGCCAACGCGAAGGACATCGCCGCAGCCGAGGCCAATGGCTTGCCGACGCCGATGATCGAACGCTTGACTTTGAATCCGCAACGGATCAAAGGGATGGCGGACAGTTTCAAGGAAATCGCCCAACTGGCCGATCCGGTCGGCTACTTCGAGGAAATGACGAAATCAGCCGATGGATTGATGATCGGCAAGCAGCGTGTTCCGCTTGGTGTCATCGGAATCATCTACGAATCGCGTCCTAACGTCACAGCGGACGCTAGCGCCCTATGCTTCAAATCAGGCAATGCCGTCATCCTGCGCGGCGGAAAAGAGGCTTTGGAATCCAACAAGGCCATCATGACTGCGCTGCAGGCCGGTCTTGTGAACGCTGGTTTTGCCAAGGATACGCTGCAGCTGATTCCTGATCCGTCGCGCGAATTGGCCAGTGAGTTCATGAAACTGAATGACTATCTGGATTGCCTGATCCCTCGCGGAGGAGCCGGCCTGATCCAGAACGTGTTGAAAAACGCGACAGTGCCGGTCATCGAAACCGGCGTCGGAAATTGTCACTTGTACATCGATAAGGCTGCCGAACTGGAGATGGCAACACGCATTCTGGTGAATGCGAAATGTTCCCGCCCTTCCGTCTGCAACGCCATCGAGACGCTCGTTGTCCACGAAGCAGTCGCGGATGCCTTTCTTCCTGTTTTCGCGGAAGCCTTAGCGCCTTATAAAGTGGAATTGCGCGGCGATGCGAAGACCTGCAGCATCCTTCCCGAAGCCGTTCCAGCTACAGAGGAAGACTTCGCTACGGAATTCCTGGACTTCATTTTGGCAGTCAAAGTGGTCTCCTCCTATGACGAAGCCATCGCGCATATCCAAAAATACAGCACCGGCCATTCCGAAGTGATCGTCACCGATCATTATCAAACGGCACAGAACTTCCTGAACGATATCGATGCAGCAGCGGTCTACATCAACGCCTCTTCCCGCTTCACGGACGGCGGATGCTTCGGCTTCGGCGGAGAAATCGGCATCAGCACGCAAAAACTCCATGCCCGCGGACCGATGGGATTGAAGGAATTGACTTCCTACAAATACATCATCTACGGCGAAGGCCAAATCAGATCCTAA
- a CDS encoding sugar phosphate isomerase/epimerase produces the protein MKLGIVSAIFDQSSFEEMIDIVAANGLECVEVACWPNEKAARRYAGVSHIDVANLNEANAQKILNYAADKQVEISALAYYPNPLDENLAKRQAAIDHLHRLIDAAKLLNVNLVTTFIGRMQTKSIGENLDEMEIVWKPILEHAEKAGVKIGIENCPMLFTQDEWPGGQNLMTTPAIWRQVFTRLDSDAIGLNYDPSHFVWQQIDYIAPLYEFKDKIFHVHYKDIKLYPENLKDVGVMATPLQFMSPKLPGLGDVDWGRYVSALTDIGFDGYSCIEVEDKSFEKNYDDVKKSVTLSTNYLRNFVI, from the coding sequence ATGAAGCTAGGAATCGTAAGTGCCATTTTTGATCAAAGCAGTTTTGAAGAGATGATTGACATTGTGGCGGCCAACGGACTGGAATGTGTTGAAGTTGCTTGTTGGCCGAACGAAAAAGCTGCCCGACGATATGCGGGCGTTTCACATATAGATGTGGCCAATTTAAACGAAGCGAATGCGCAAAAAATACTGAACTATGCAGCTGATAAGCAGGTTGAAATTTCTGCGTTGGCTTACTATCCCAATCCACTGGATGAAAATTTAGCGAAGCGCCAAGCGGCCATCGACCATTTGCACCGTTTGATTGATGCAGCCAAGCTGTTGAATGTCAATCTGGTGACAACGTTTATTGGCAGAATGCAGACGAAGTCGATTGGTGAAAATTTGGATGAGATGGAAATCGTTTGGAAACCAATTCTTGAACACGCAGAAAAAGCAGGCGTAAAAATCGGCATCGAAAATTGTCCGATGCTGTTCACGCAAGATGAATGGCCAGGAGGGCAAAATTTGATGACCACACCGGCGATTTGGCGCCAAGTCTTTACTCGCTTGGATAGTGATGCCATTGGTTTGAATTATGATCCGTCGCATTTTGTTTGGCAGCAGATCGATTATATCGCACCGCTGTACGAGTTCAAGGATAAAATCTTTCATGTGCACTACAAGGATATCAAACTCTACCCTGAAAATTTGAAAGATGTCGGAGTCATGGCCACACCGCTGCAATTTATGAGCCCGAAGCTGCCTGGTTTGGGGGATGTCGATTGGGGACGTTACGTTTCCGCGTTGACCGACATCGGCTTTGACGGTTACAGCTGTATCGAAGTGGAAGATAAGTCTTTTGAGAAAAACTACGACGATGTGAAAAAATCAGTCACATTAAGCACCAATTATTTGCGGAATTTTGTGATCTAA
- a CDS encoding TIM barrel protein, whose translation MSTIKLGATLFCYGTEYARYEFDFAECVKQAALAGATGYEIVGTQMIPGYPNVSKEFLGLVQELKAEYGIGPVGYGANNDKGLMHDRNLTDDEMLADTIIDLKTAHKLGCKVMRSQYMLSPEAFERLAPYAELYDIKVGIEIHNPESPLSPLMTRYLEVIKKTNSEHLGFVPDFGCFAIAPNKAHWIKALEAGVKEEHLQLAADMRYQGEPLEKAREKLMNMGAHPAINAALQGMYGFVQFKPKEELPRMLEELKEILPYSVELHGKFHYLGEDLVEPSIPYKEILAVVKDSDFEGYLICEYEDELYCGGAEFTKRQIMMEKQLLGML comes from the coding sequence ATGAGCACAATAAAACTAGGCGCAACACTCTTTTGCTACGGAACAGAGTATGCCAGATACGAATTTGACTTTGCAGAGTGCGTGAAACAAGCTGCGCTCGCTGGTGCAACGGGATACGAGATTGTGGGCACACAAATGATCCCCGGCTATCCGAATGTCAGCAAGGAATTTCTGGGCTTGGTGCAGGAGTTGAAAGCTGAATACGGAATCGGACCGGTTGGTTATGGCGCAAATAATGACAAAGGTCTGATGCATGACCGCAATCTGACGGACGACGAAATGCTGGCGGATACGATTATTGATCTAAAAACAGCCCACAAATTAGGTTGTAAGGTGATGCGCTCGCAATACATGCTTTCTCCCGAAGCATTTGAACGCTTGGCTCCGTACGCTGAACTATACGATATCAAAGTCGGAATCGAGATCCATAATCCGGAATCTCCGCTGTCTCCTTTGATGACACGTTATCTGGAGGTCATCAAGAAAACAAATTCGGAACATCTTGGCTTTGTTCCCGATTTTGGCTGCTTTGCGATTGCTCCCAACAAGGCACATTGGATCAAAGCATTGGAAGCGGGCGTCAAGGAAGAACATTTGCAGCTGGCTGCCGATATGCGATACCAAGGCGAGCCGTTAGAGAAAGCGCGAGAAAAATTGATGAACATGGGCGCACATCCTGCCATAAACGCTGCCTTGCAAGGTATGTACGGATTTGTTCAATTCAAGCCGAAAGAAGAGCTGCCAAGAATGCTCGAGGAGCTCAAAGAGATTTTGCCATACAGTGTCGAGCTGCATGGGAAATTCCATTACTTGGGAGAAGATTTGGTCGAGCCGAGTATTCCGTACAAGGAAATTCTGGCTGTCGTGAAAGATTCTGATTTCGAAGGCTACCTGATCTGTGAGTACGAGGACGAGCTTTATTGCGGCGGTGCGGAGTTCACCAAACGTCAAATCATGATGGAAAAGCAATTACTGGGAATGCTGTAG
- a CDS encoding DUF6379 domain-containing protein: MRMKLNEQIIKKESFESLYINGQKNGFAFDVQLAYYRGHYLSDIDLLEVYVDGEKISTEAVTFELNGKELPLYKLKYAVTEFWSQVSLAKIRVLQPGGLTGEHEVELKLMLRIPYMQIGPAHDFMPLDSGDKITISLEGE, from the coding sequence ATGCGAATGAAGCTGAATGAGCAAATTATCAAAAAAGAATCCTTTGAGTCGCTTTATATCAATGGACAAAAAAATGGTTTTGCCTTTGATGTGCAGTTGGCTTATTACCGAGGGCACTATTTATCGGATATTGACTTGCTGGAAGTCTATGTAGACGGTGAAAAAATATCGACAGAGGCAGTAACATTTGAGTTGAACGGAAAAGAACTGCCTTTGTACAAACTGAAATACGCGGTGACTGAATTTTGGAGTCAAGTGAGTCTGGCCAAGATTCGCGTGCTGCAGCCAGGGGGACTGACTGGCGAGCATGAAGTGGAGTTGAAGCTGATGCTGCGTATTCCTTACATGCAAATCGGCCCGGCCCATGATTTTATGCCGCTTGATTCGGGCGATAAAATCACAATCAGCCTGGAGGGAGAATAA
- a CDS encoding Cof-type HAD-IIB family hydrolase, which translates to MDKKIIFLDIDGTLVTDDGWVPASAADACRQARLNGHEIYLCTGRSKPEIYDFIMEIGFDGIIGAGGGFVELNDGMLYHKTVPASEVRRMVDFFNQHGVDFYLESNGGLFASKNFLPHVERCIYGDIDNNPDARRRKEEQPHPFIEGLIYGEEDLYKADVNKACFLQSDKLSFAQIKAEFENSFETIQCTVPQFGDESGELMVPGIHKATAIEALLTHLGLPKERTIAIGDGLNDLEMFDYCAVGIAMGNAKDELKAVADHVTRSVDEDGLYHAFRTFGLI; encoded by the coding sequence TTGGATAAAAAAATCATTTTTTTGGATATTGATGGTACCTTGGTGACGGATGATGGCTGGGTTCCCGCCTCCGCTGCGGACGCATGCAGACAGGCTCGCTTGAATGGGCACGAAATTTATTTGTGCACTGGCCGATCAAAACCGGAAATCTATGATTTCATCATGGAGATCGGCTTTGACGGCATCATCGGCGCTGGCGGCGGTTTCGTTGAGCTGAATGACGGAATGTTGTACCATAAGACTGTCCCAGCCAGCGAGGTCAGGCGGATGGTGGATTTCTTCAATCAGCACGGCGTTGACTTTTACTTGGAATCAAACGGTGGGCTGTTCGCCAGCAAGAATTTCCTGCCGCATGTGGAACGCTGTATTTACGGTGATATCGACAACAATCCGGATGCCCGCAGACGCAAAGAAGAACAGCCTCATCCTTTCATTGAGGGCTTGATCTACGGCGAAGAGGATCTGTATAAGGCTGATGTCAATAAAGCCTGTTTCCTTCAGAGCGACAAACTTTCATTCGCACAGATCAAGGCGGAATTCGAAAATTCCTTTGAAACGATTCAATGTACCGTACCACAGTTTGGGGATGAAAGCGGCGAGTTGATGGTTCCGGGCATACACAAAGCGACTGCAATTGAAGCATTGCTGACACACCTCGGTCTTCCCAAAGAACGGACGATCGCGATCGGCGATGGCTTGAATGATTTGGAGATGTTCGACTATTGTGCGGTTGGAATCGCCATGGGGAATGCCAAGGATGAATTGAAGGCTGTCGCGGATCATGTCACGCGTTCGGTGGACGAGGATGGCTTATACCACGCATTCCGTACTTTCGGGCTGATCTGA
- a CDS encoding Gfo/Idh/MocA family oxidoreductase: protein MMKQLKYGIIGFGFMGQTHAETIQKLDHAQLVAVCDINEAQFEFAPAGVATYLSAAELLADPAIDTIIIAVPNQLHLEMVVKAARAHKDIICEKPLAMNAAEVEQMIQVTTEEAVRFTVHHQRRWDHDYRVVKAVYDQGLVGDVYTLKSALYGFNGNMHDWHIYPELGGGMLYDWGVHLIDQMLWMIPGKLKTIYADVRNVINENVDDYFNIQLYFDNGVNAQIELGTYFLNSSENWFERHWFVGGNQGSAKIDGFNPKGEITRTSELLGNVPGQITMTHAGPTRSFGPAPEGRILTEALPEVTVNHQMFFDNYYAYTQGTEELVIQPAQILRLMQVVEAIRTSAKYHQSINFEY from the coding sequence ATGATGAAACAACTGAAATACGGCATCATCGGTTTTGGCTTTATGGGCCAGACCCATGCCGAAACCATCCAAAAGCTTGATCATGCACAACTTGTTGCAGTTTGCGATATCAACGAGGCGCAGTTTGAATTTGCGCCAGCGGGCGTGGCAACCTACCTTTCAGCAGCTGAACTGTTGGCAGATCCGGCGATCGATACGATTATTATTGCAGTTCCGAATCAACTGCACTTGGAAATGGTCGTCAAGGCAGCGAGGGCGCATAAGGACATCATTTGTGAAAAACCGTTAGCCATGAATGCGGCTGAGGTAGAGCAAATGATTCAGGTGACGACGGAAGAAGCAGTGCGCTTTACCGTCCATCATCAACGGCGATGGGATCATGATTACCGCGTGGTGAAAGCCGTGTATGACCAAGGCCTGGTAGGTGACGTTTATACCCTCAAGAGTGCCCTGTATGGCTTTAACGGCAACATGCATGACTGGCACATCTATCCGGAATTGGGCGGCGGGATGCTATATGACTGGGGCGTTCATTTGATCGATCAAATGTTGTGGATGATTCCGGGGAAATTGAAAACGATTTATGCGGATGTCCGCAATGTCATCAACGAAAATGTCGACGACTATTTCAATATCCAACTGTACTTTGATAACGGGGTGAATGCCCAAATCGAATTGGGGACGTATTTCCTGAACAGTTCCGAAAATTGGTTTGAACGGCATTGGTTTGTTGGGGGAAATCAAGGAAGTGCAAAAATCGATGGCTTTAATCCGAAAGGTGAAATTACAAGAACTTCTGAATTATTGGGCAATGTTCCAGGGCAAATCACGATGACTCACGCAGGTCCGACCCGCAGCTTTGGTCCGGCACCGGAAGGACGCATTCTTACCGAGGCATTGCCTGAAGTGACGGTAAATCACCAAATGTTTTTCGATAACTACTATGCCTATACCCAAGGAACAGAGGAATTGGTGATCCAACCGGCTCAAATTTTACGCTTGATGCAAGTGGTGGAAGCCATCCGTACTTCTGCAAAATATCACCAGAGTATCAATTTTGAATATTAA
- the proB gene encoding glutamate 5-kinase has protein sequence MESIRNKVLDCKRIVIKIGTSSLMLADGSVNYQTIDRLAYVLTVLRNQGKEIVLVSSGAIGVGLNHLNLPHRPRSIPEQQAVASVGQAELMNLYTRFFSHYNQIVGQILMTLDIVQFPESRRNAVNAFEQLLKMGIIPIVNENDAVSVEELDHLTKFGDNDRLSATVAEIISADLLIMLSDVPGFYDKNPTTHPDAVLFHTIHAVTSKEMALAGGNGSKFGTGGMATKLKAAKQILKNKQQMILTQATDPTVLFDILAGKEIGTYFVREDK, from the coding sequence ATGGAATCTATTCGTAATAAAGTACTGGACTGCAAAAGAATCGTCATCAAAATCGGCACAAGTTCTTTGATGCTGGCGGACGGATCCGTAAACTACCAGACAATCGACCGGCTCGCCTATGTCTTGACCGTTCTGCGCAATCAGGGAAAGGAAATCGTCTTGGTGTCATCCGGCGCGATCGGCGTCGGGCTCAACCACCTGAATCTGCCGCATCGTCCGAGATCCATACCTGAACAACAGGCAGTCGCTTCCGTCGGCCAGGCCGAGTTGATGAACCTCTACACCCGCTTCTTCTCGCACTATAACCAGATCGTGGGGCAAATACTCATGACCCTGGATATCGTGCAGTTCCCGGAAAGCCGCAGGAATGCTGTTAATGCCTTCGAGCAGTTGTTGAAGATGGGCATCATCCCGATCGTAAACGAAAATGACGCCGTCTCGGTTGAGGAGTTGGATCACCTGACAAAGTTCGGGGATAACGATCGCCTTTCCGCAACGGTAGCAGAGATCATCTCTGCCGACCTACTTATCATGCTGTCCGATGTCCCGGGTTTTTATGATAAAAATCCGACGACGCATCCGGATGCCGTGCTCTTCCATACCATCCATGCCGTCACTTCAAAGGAAATGGCTTTGGCCGGAGGGAACGGTTCGAAGTTCGGGACCGGCGGAATGGCAACCAAATTGAAGGCCGCCAAACAAATCCTGAAGAACAAGCAGCAGATGATATTGACGCAAGCCACAGACCCGACCGTATTGTTCGATATACTGGCCGGCAAAGAAATCGGGACCTATTTTGTGAGGGAAGACAAATAG
- a CDS encoding Gfo/Idh/MocA family oxidoreductase, producing MTKVRIGIIGCGGIANNKHFPALTSQSDKCELVAFCDIKIERAKEAAEAFGTKDAKYYEDYHELLADKSIDVVHICTPNVSHSPIAVAAFEADKHVLCEKPMAHTPEAAKLMMDAWQKSGKKFTIGYQNRFRKEVTALQEACANGDLGEIYFAKAHAIRRKAVPTWGVFPDKAQQGGGPLIDIGTHALDITLWMMDNYEVDSVTGSVFNKLGNLPGAEAGNLFGPWDTESFEVEDSAFGFIKMKDGSTIFLEASWALNVLESKEAATTLCGTKAGAQIDAGMSYPVNQLTYNRSKNGLLTEESISAAGNIAFFEGGDSAPERLEAKQWLEAVINDTEPLVKPEQAFKVTQILDAIYKAAKTGNEVKL from the coding sequence ATGACAAAAGTAAGAATCGGTATTATCGGCTGCGGAGGAATTGCGAACAACAAACATTTTCCGGCATTAACGAGTCAAAGCGACAAATGTGAACTGGTTGCATTTTGCGACATCAAAATTGAACGTGCGAAAGAAGCTGCGGAAGCCTTTGGAACAAAAGATGCGAAATACTATGAGGATTACCATGAGCTGCTGGCGGATAAATCCATTGACGTGGTTCATATCTGTACACCAAATGTGAGTCACAGTCCAATTGCTGTAGCAGCCTTTGAAGCCGACAAACATGTTTTGTGTGAAAAGCCGATGGCGCACACGCCTGAAGCAGCAAAATTGATGATGGATGCATGGCAAAAATCAGGTAAGAAATTTACGATCGGCTATCAAAATCGTTTCCGAAAAGAAGTGACTGCCTTGCAGGAAGCCTGTGCCAACGGGGACCTGGGTGAGATTTATTTTGCGAAAGCGCATGCGATCCGCCGGAAAGCAGTACCGACTTGGGGCGTATTCCCTGATAAAGCACAGCAAGGCGGGGGCCCGTTGATTGACATTGGGACACACGCATTGGATATCACCTTGTGGATGATGGACAACTATGAAGTCGACTCTGTAACAGGCTCTGTCTTCAATAAGCTGGGCAATCTGCCAGGTGCAGAAGCGGGCAATCTCTTCGGTCCATGGGATACCGAGAGCTTTGAAGTGGAGGATTCGGCATTTGGCTTCATTAAGATGAAGGACGGATCGACTATTTTCCTGGAAGCCTCTTGGGCACTGAATGTGTTGGAATCAAAAGAAGCGGCGACAACTTTATGCGGAACCAAAGCGGGTGCGCAAATCGATGCGGGGATGAGCTACCCAGTCAACCAATTGACTTACAATCGTTCAAAAAATGGCTTGCTGACAGAAGAAAGTATTAGTGCAGCCGGCAATATTGCTTTCTTTGAAGGTGGCGATTCTGCACCAGAACGCCTCGAAGCGAAGCAATGGCTGGAAGCTGTGATCAATGATACCGAACCATTGGTGAAACCAGAGCAAGCCTTCAAGGTGACACAAATCTTGGATGCAATCTACAAAGCAGCAAAAACTGGTAACGAAGTGAAACTATAA
- a CDS encoding DUF6379 domain-containing protein yields the protein MFEKYLVNPKGFRNVRENNEVTGYEVQLRIPYYRGIPMSCVEVLDLTVDDEKVSNDDMLITVKGETFSFSELPTVINHRWEMIETITVFVKKPNGLSEGEHKVHAFISLRISYLPFNNVGDDEKVLVLEA from the coding sequence ATGTTTGAAAAATATTTAGTCAATCCAAAAGGGTTTCGTAATGTCCGTGAAAATAATGAAGTGACCGGCTATGAAGTTCAATTGCGTATTCCTTACTATCGCGGGATTCCAATGAGCTGCGTGGAGGTTTTGGATTTAACTGTCGACGATGAGAAAGTAAGCAACGATGATATGCTGATTACCGTAAAAGGAGAAACCTTTTCCTTTTCTGAACTGCCGACGGTGATCAATCACCGCTGGGAGATGATCGAGACAATCACAGTATTTGTGAAAAAGCCAAATGGCTTAAGTGAAGGTGAGCATAAAGTCCATGCCTTTATTAGTTTGCGAATCTCATATTTACCTTTCAATAATGTCGGGGATGATGAAAAAGTATTGGTGTTAGAAGCATAA
- a CDS encoding ester cyclase has translation MEITKQKVLDFYEAFFNQQQVMRADPLIAEDYIQHNSGVEQGRAGLVRAFQQKFASTEYFRLEVDRVVLEKDYAAVFLRSVDEQQQTKAHVVDLYRIADGQFVEHWDYFDRRK, from the coding sequence ATGGAAATCACCAAACAGAAAGTTCTTGATTTTTACGAAGCGTTTTTCAATCAGCAGCAAGTAATGAGAGCCGACCCATTGATTGCGGAAGACTATATCCAGCACAATTCAGGGGTGGAACAAGGTCGTGCAGGCTTGGTGCGGGCTTTCCAGCAGAAGTTTGCTTCGACTGAATACTTTCGTTTGGAAGTGGATCGTGTCGTGTTGGAGAAAGATTATGCCGCTGTTTTTTTACGGAGTGTTGATGAGCAGCAGCAAACCAAAGCCCATGTTGTCGATCTTTATCGGATTGCGGACGGTCAATTCGTCGAACATTGGGATTATTTTGACAGGAGGAAATAG